In the genome of Dunckerocampus dactyliophorus isolate RoL2022-P2 chromosome 6, RoL_Ddac_1.1, whole genome shotgun sequence, one region contains:
- the lcorl gene encoding uncharacterized protein lcorl isoform X4 → MAAVPCSKCTAERKGFRRELDSWRYKLIHCVGFESIIEGICGAMLTRDLKLFDDCEPKEVDDWSPETNCSHCSFCNLPLDKVSDQTPATASPLSSPSDYSPCQATTISESSQTAQRFLQAVFHKKDVSLGCDSNIPQIAEELMKKMIHQFAMEYASKCLLHTTPMDVATRTSSPFFETPDAPLDLTVSRPLGEKERESNTDGVLDLSKNNGAGSTTSTSSTSNAKASGYLLPSDEEASEDTQPRKCHQESALAVVLSSLCPAHRSLLYQMLKLAHKERLLSSPDRVLAEAHCCHGGVKSSAFHLLSDCGHRGCRSTMFHPRHTMPNHGIPKFPLKDYRSVAPSGPHNCRMQRCRMDTYTVVCHKSLHCICCQGLTVDPINNIVCSFDPCTPVCCKHHNCPPCVCVPNHTHLTQLKNTSDIGGDGDPPCPVLNREQSPFPPPLSPIPLDIDMITDEMPPSLCHHTLEEEALITDTAIPEEIECRKNQSGTLLKDVFNRFSEKLDTIRPAEKDLALVYPAIHVTEKEQLESSSTSQNLQDAHLTEIITTVLHTRSGSDYNLTDLVSRHQSQEPRSPNTRLRRRQEVQAAMATPADSTMTRRQSLQIKRELAVYDSRRTYNRRKVVQARRSQIKDGNVAVNTASTLLDSNVIQEETETELNIDDPRVQEVPLNIVSAQRDLNGIKDMIQTGEISADEKHATSADRQNKICNQCSQDDNEQSQVMTSCNKISDAMIFENASFAQGGATNKCDHRPDRSHNPTEDSPGQRSPPKESRRSKRNIVPPQRFSSYVTEPRKMFFVACFSESIFSQRIDNAKVFTSTTSDALLKNVHVKDASMKSSEKDSPLCSCDLPEALEFINSEWHSPCHAESNEQSQTVAQTSPKRSGSKTASRRLQYPNVGVTTRSAACTKTPCNTPVQYISPIKLMFVTPLKDKQGIKYRLKSVRSGSNAQAEEPFDPCKESSWAGTTEKKQNTTLHQSSTSPGKTAFPLTKSGSTPAKSPSASLKSASPLKSGSGAGKSLSSPNVPLSSLRRSTSSPPKSASAPLKSNSKSPSPSPKSSSASGKPTASPKLVSSSPKLCSRRLGECTSPESQRSPGDLQSFHETTSPKRRPGRPKKLGPHLEQKVKRPIGRPRKQKPEDTAPGAKGAKLPDVEENVNKNLKITVVYGRSRRNKRMVSESFDKLQTEFQDAWRAASLKKRLGVLTRKSEINLDNSKIGSANFGPMKDPSSYFKCQKSAKTLPSRKPGRPAKVKISGISVTVTTVSPKQRKILIERSPDRQINKKTLLPEFQSVKEPRTIGKHLQAEEQRESQSVSWPNQPVAVRQSKRVSKPSICFLHAVATSTTRSYSHSNALLRRSKKLLLNKASHKRKQEEKQSRVERSGMKRQHCDLERKNISKELTRVAGVSVDSIFAPKEAFRWWPASAEEQALKQELARRIRLISDTWVSDTVENHQVDIKVKVDTDESKSSVVQTLFNCPPNKPRSCSMPQLCSWFMQTTETQSLAIVKKASSRNPYEVMHFPRLLNKHGVHRQSPQAERLRRHLKKFAKTLPKSPVQLKQAERRLKRMRAPLFIRNIKRRLFITRMVSQGRSSQYQATLLRARTRFLTPQQRKRWAKKLINFQEPSCRLKLKASNTAAKEVQSQQDPNISSNAWNAQSLKECRVFLRKINESEDWDSCPLTLDDKSASVYINKELQRVVQAVKRRKTSTNGRGAEPVPETPTGRQKEGTCPHDVSAEAPQPPPAKRVRQSRLKGLSGPRWCDFVFGS, encoded by the exons ATGGCGGCCGTGCCGTGCTCCAAATGCACGGCAGAAAGAAAGGGCTTTCGGCGGGAACTTGACTCATGGCGATACAAGCTGATCCACTGCGTTG GGTTTGAAAGCATCATAGAGGGAATTTGTGGCGCAATGTTGACAAGAGACCTCAAATTATTTGATG ACTGTGAACCCAAAGAAGTGGATGACTGGTCTCCAGAGACAAACTGCTCTCACTGCTCATTCTGCAACCTTCCCCTGGACAAAGTCAGT GATCAAACACCCGCAACCGCGTCACCCCTGTCATCCCCCTCTGATTACTCTCCATGTCAAGCTACGACCATCTCTGAGAGCAGCCAAACAGCTCAAAGGTTCCTCCAGGCTGTGTTCCACAAGAAAG ATGTGTCCCTGGGCTGTGATTCCAACATTCCTCAAATTGCAGAGGAGCTGATGAAAAAGATGATACACCAGTTCGCCATGGAGTATGCATCGAAGTGCCTACTCCACACCACACCCATGGATGTTGCAACAAGGACCTCCTCGCCTTTTTTCGAAACGCCAGATGCCCCGTTGGACCTGACTGTGAGCCGACCTCTGGGTGAAAAAGAAAGGGAATCTAATACTG ATGGTGTGCTTGACCTCTCCAAAAACAACGGTGCCGGTTCAACAACTTCAACATCATCAACATCTAACGCAAAAGCCTCAGG CTACCTACTGCCTTCAGATGAAGAAGCATCGGAAGATACACAGCCGAGAAAGTGTCATCAGGAATCAGCACTGGCTGTTGTGCTTAGCTCTCTCTGCCCAGCACACCGTTCCTTACTGTACCAGATGCTGAAGTTGGCACACAAGGAAAGATTGCTCTCGTCCCCTGATCGTGTTCTAGCGGAAGCTCACTGCTGTCATGGCGGAGTAAAGAGCAGCGCATTCCACCTTTTGTCCGATTGTGGTCATCGAGGCTGCAGAAGCACAATGTTCCATCCCAGACACACAATGCCCAATCATGGCATTCCTAAATTCCCTTTAAAAGACTATCGAAGTGTGGCTCCTTCGGGTCCACACAACTGCCGTATGCAAAGGTGCAGAATGGACACCTACACTGTGGTTTGCCACAAGAGTCTGCACTGTATTTGCTGTCAAGGTCTGACTGTAGATCCCATTAACAACATTGTGTGTTCCTTTGATCCTTGCACTCCAGTCTGCTGTAAGCATCACAATTGCCccccttgtgtatgtgttccaaaCCACACCCATTTGACACAGCTGAAGAACACATCAGACATAGGAGGGGATGGAGATCCACCTTGTCCTGTCCTGAATAGAGAGCAGAGCCCTTTTCCTCCTCCGCTTTCTCCAATCCCTTTAGATATCGATATGATTACAGATGAAATGCCACCTTCCCTATGTCACCATACACTAGAAGAAGAGGCCCTAATTACAGATACAGCAATACCCGAGGAGATAGAGTGCAGGAAGAACCAAAGTGGAACTTTACTGAAAGATGTGTTCAATCGCTTCAGTGAGAAACTTGACACTATCAGACCTGCAGAGAAGGACCTAGCTCTGGTCTACCCAGCCATCCATGTGACAGAAAAGGAGCAGCTAGAATCCTCTTCCACCAGTCAAAACTTGCAAGATGCCCATCTAACTGAAATCATTACCACTGTTCTTCACACACGCAGCGGCAGTGACTATAACCTTACCGATCTGGTCAGTCGCCACCAAAGCCAAGAGCCTAGGTCGCCAAACACGCGCTTGCGGCGCCGTCAGGAAGTCCAGGCAGCTATGGCGACACCAGCTGACAGTACTATGACCCGAAGGCAAAGCTTGCAAATTAAACGAGAGCTTGCAGTGTATGACAGTAGGAGAACATACAATAGGAGAAAGGTCGTGCAAGCAAGGAGATCACAAATAAAAGACGGTAATGTTGCAGTAAATACAGCTAGCACTTTGTTGGACTCGAATGTCATTCAAGAAGAAACAGAAACTGAGTTGAATATAGATGATCCAAGAGTTCAGGAGGTACCACTGAATATTGTCTCTGCTCAAAGAGACTTAAATGGCATCAAAGATATGATACAAACGGGGGAAATATCCGCAGATGAAAAACACGCAACCTCAGCTGACCGACAGAACAAAATTTGCAACCAGTGCTCACAAGATGACAATGAGCAGTCACAGGTGATGACTTCGTGTAACAAGATTAGTGATGCCATGATTTTTGAAAATGCCTCATTTGCCCAAGGCGGTGCTACTAATAAATGTGACCATAGACCAGATAGAAGCCATAATCCTACTGAAGACAGTCCAGGTCAAAGATCCCCACCGAAAGAGTCTAGGAGATCAAAGAGAAACATAGTCCCTCCGCAACGATTCTCCTCTTACGTCACAGAACCCAGGAAAATGTTCTTTGTCGCATGTTTTTCTGAAAGCATCTTCAGCCAGAGAATAGACAATGCCAAGGTTTTCACATCAACCACCTCTGATGCCTTAttgaaaaatgtgcatgttaAGGATGCTTCGATGAAGTCCTCAGAAAAGGACTCTCCCCTCTGCTCATGTGATCTCCCAGAGGCCTTGGAATTTATCAATAGCGAATGGCACAGTCCATGTCATGCAGAATCAAACGAGCAATCCCAAACTGTAGCACAAACATCTCCAAAAAGATCAGGCTCCAAAACTGCATCAAGAAGGCTCCAGTATCCAAATGTGGGTGTAACTACCAGGTCTGCAGCCTGCACTAAGACTCCTTGCAACACTCCAGTCCAGTACATAAGCCCAATTAAGTTAATGTTTGTAACACCGTTAAAAGACAAACAAGGCATCAAATATCGGCTTAAATCAGTAAGGTCTGGATCAAATGCACAAGCAGAGGAACCCTTTGACCCGTGCAAAGAGTCCTCCTGGGCCGGGACAACGGAGAAGAAGCAAAACACAACATTACATCAGTCATCTACCTCACCGGGTAAAACTGCATTCCCATTGACAAAGTCAGGTTCTACACCAGCCAAGTCCCCTTCCGCATCACTTAAGTCCGCTTCACCTCTCAAATCAGGCTCGGGAGCAGGCAAGTCTCTTTCTTCACCAAATGTGCCTCTTTCCTCATTACGTCGGTCTACATCTTCCCCACCAAAGTCAGCTTCCGCTCCACTAAAGTCAAATTCTAAGTCACCCTCCCCGTCACCCAAGTCTTCATCAGCATCTGGCAAACCTACTGCTTCACCTAAGTTGGTGTCTTCTTCCCCTAAATTATGCTCCAGGAGATTAGGTGAATGTACTTCACCTGAGAGCCAACGATCACCAGGTGACTTGCAGTCTTTCCATGAAACCACTTCCCCAAAAAGACGTCCGGGTCGGCCAAAGAAACTGGGGCCGCACCTGGAGCAAAAAGTAAAAAGACCAATCGGTCGACCGCGAAAGCAGAAGCCTGAAGACACAGCACCGGGGGCAAAAGGAGCAAAACTGCCTGATgtagaggagaatgtcaacaagAACCTCAAAATAACAGTAGTGTACGGCCGATCAAGAAGAAACAAACGAATGGTTTCAGAGAGCTTTGATAAACTTCAAACTGAATTCCAAGATGCCTGGCGAGCAGCAAGTCTGAAAAAACGATTGGGTGTGTTAACACGCAAGTCTGAGATCAATTTAGATAATTCCAAAATCGGTTCAGCAAATTTCGGCCCTATGAAAGACCCTAGCAGTTACTTTAAATGCCAGAAAAGCGCTAAAACCTTACCCTCAAGAAAACCTGGCAGACCTGCAAAAGTTAAGATCTCTGGAATCTCGGTCACTGTTACCACAGTTTCACCAAAACAACGAAAGATTTTGATTGAGCGATCTCCTGACAGacaaattaacaagaaaacactCCTGCCAGAATTCCAAAGTGTCAAAGAGCCCAGGACAATTGGCAAGCACTTGCAAGCAGAGGAACAAAGAGAATCCCAGAGCGTAAGTTGGCCTAATCAGCCTGTAGCTGTCCGTCAGTCAAAGAGAGTGAGCAAGCCATCCATCTGTTTCTTGCACGCCGTTGCCACCTCCACAACTAGATCCTACAGTCACAGTAACGCTCTCTTACGCCGCTCTAAAAAACTTTTGCTCAACAAGGCCAGCCATAAAAGGAAACAAGAGGAGAAGCAGAGTAGAGTAGAACGTTCTGGAATGAAAAGGCAACACTGCGATCTGGAGAGGAAGAACATCTCTAAGGAACTTACCCGAGTGGCAGGTGTTTCTGTGGATTCAATCTTTGCTCCAAAGGAAGCATTCCGCTGGTGGCCGGCGTCGGCTGAGGAACAGGCTTTGAAGCAGGAGCTTGCCAGACGTATACGCCTTATCTCCGACACCTGGGTCTCGGACACTGTGGAGAACCATCAAGTAGACATTAAAGTCAAAGTAGACACAGATGAAAGCAAGTCGTCTGTGGTTCAAACACTGTTCAACTGCCCCCCAAATAAACCCAGATCCTGTAGTATGCCACAGCTCTGCTCCTGGTTCATGCAGACCACAGAAACACAGTCCTTGGCCATTGTCAAGAAGGCAAGCTCTCGCAATCCTTACGAAGTCATGCACTTCCCTCGCTTGCTTAACAAGCACGGCGTTCATCGCCAAAGTCCTCAGGCAGAACGGCTCCGCAGACATCTCAAGAAGTTTGCCAAGACTTTGCCAAAAAGCCCTGTCCAGCTTAAACAGGCTGAAAGAAGGTTGAAGAGAATGAGGGCGCCTCTGTTCATCCGAAACATTAAGCGACGACTTTTCATTACCAGGATGGTGAGCCAAGGACGCTCTAGCCAATACCAAGCCACACTACTTAGGGCAAGGACGCGATTCTTGACCCCACAACAAAGAAAGAGGTGGGCAAAAAAGCTGATAAACTTTCAAGAGCCTTCATGTAGGCTAAAACTGAAGGCatcaaacacagcagcaaaagaAGTCCAATCTCAGCAAGACCCAAACATCTCCTCTAACGCCTGGAATGCTCAGTCACTGAAGGAATGTCGAGTgtttttgagaaaaatcaaCGAATCAGAGGACTGGGACTCTTGCCCCTTGACACTGGATGATAAGTCCGCCTCTGTGTACATAAACAAAGAGCTGCAACGAGTTGTTCAAGCTGTGAAAAGAAGAAAGACGAGCACCAATGGCAGAGGTGCGGAGCCCGTACCTGAAACGCCAACGGGGAGGCAGAAGGAAGGCACATGTCCTCACGATGTGTCTGCTGAAGCACCACAGCCACCACCTGCGAAAAGGGTGCGACAGTCGCGGTTGAAGGGCTTAAGTGGGCCAAGGTGGTGCGATTTTGTCTTTG GAAGCTAG
- the lcorl gene encoding uncharacterized protein lcorl isoform X1, which translates to MAAVPCSKCTAERKGFRRELDSWRYKLIHCVGFESIIEGICGAMLTRDLKLFDDCEPKEVDDWSPETNCSHCSFCNLPLDKVSDQTPATASPLSSPSDYSPCQATTISESSQTAQRFLQAVFHKKDVSLGCDSNIPQIAEELMKKMIHQFAMEYASKCLLHTTPMDVATRTSSPFFETPDAPLDLTVSRPLGEKERESNTDGVLDLSKNNGAGSTTSTSSTSNAKASGYLLPSDEEASEDTQPRKCHQESALAVVLSSLCPAHRSLLYQMLKLAHKERLLSSPDRVLAEAHCCHGGVKSSAFHLLSDCGHRGCRSTMFHPRHTMPNHGIPKFPLKDYRSVAPSGPHNCRMQRCRMDTYTVVCHKSLHCICCQGLTVDPINNIVCSFDPCTPVCCKHHNCPPCVCVPNHTHLTQLKNTSDIGGDGDPPCPVLNREQSPFPPPLSPIPLDIDMITDEMPPSLCHHTLEEEALITDTAIPEEIECRKNQSGTLLKDVFNRFSEKLDTIRPAEKDLALVYPAIHVTEKEQLESSSTSQNLQDAHLTEIITTVLHTRSGSDYNLTDLVSRHQSQEPRSPNTRLRRRQEVQAAMATPADSTMTRRQSLQIKRELAVYDSRRTYNRRKVVQARRSQIKDGNVAVNTASTLLDSNVIQEETETELNIDDPRVQEVPLNIVSAQRDLNGIKDMIQTGEISADEKHATSADRQNKICNQCSQDDNEQSQVMTSCNKISDAMIFENASFAQGGATNKCDHRPDRSHNPTEDSPGQRSPPKESRRSKRNIVPPQRFSSYVTEPRKMFFVACFSESIFSQRIDNAKVFTSTTSDALLKNVHVKDASMKSSEKDSPLCSCDLPEALEFINSEWHSPCHAESNEQSQTVAQTSPKRSGSKTASRRLQYPNVGVTTRSAACTKTPCNTPVQYISPIKLMFVTPLKDKQGIKYRLKSVRSGSNAQAEEPFDPCKESSWAGTTEKKQNTTLHQSSTSPGKTAFPLTKSGSTPAKSPSASLKSASPLKSGSGAGKSLSSPNVPLSSLRRSTSSPPKSASAPLKSNSKSPSPSPKSSSASGKPTASPKLVSSSPKLCSRRLGECTSPESQRSPGDLQSFHETTSPKRRPGRPKKLGPHLEQKVKRPIGRPRKQKPEDTAPGAKGAKLPDVEENVNKNLKITVVYGRSRRNKRMVSESFDKLQTEFQDAWRAASLKKRLGVLTRKSEINLDNSKIGSANFGPMKDPSSYFKCQKSAKTLPSRKPGRPAKVKISGISVTVTTVSPKQRKILIERSPDRQINKKTLLPEFQSVKEPRTIGKHLQAEEQRESQSVSWPNQPVAVRQSKRVSKPSICFLHAVATSTTRSYSHSNALLRRSKKLLLNKASHKRKQEEKQSRVERSGMKRQHCDLERKNISKELTRVAGVSVDSIFAPKEAFRWWPASAEEQALKQELARRIRLISDTWVSDTVENHQVDIKVKVDTDESKSSVVQTLFNCPPNKPRSCSMPQLCSWFMQTTETQSLAIVKKASSRNPYEVMHFPRLLNKHGVHRQSPQAERLRRHLKKFAKTLPKSPVQLKQAERRLKRMRAPLFIRNIKRRLFITRMVSQGRSSQYQATLLRARTRFLTPQQRKRWAKKLINFQEPSCRLKLKASNTAAKEVQSQQDPNISSNAWNAQSLKECRVFLRKINESEDWDSCPLTLDDKSASVYINKELQRVVQAVKRRKTSTNGRGAEPVPETPTGRQKEGTCPHDVSAEAPQPPPAKRVRQSRLKGLSGPRWCDFVFGNYLPSFLLHY; encoded by the exons ATGGCGGCCGTGCCGTGCTCCAAATGCACGGCAGAAAGAAAGGGCTTTCGGCGGGAACTTGACTCATGGCGATACAAGCTGATCCACTGCGTTG GGTTTGAAAGCATCATAGAGGGAATTTGTGGCGCAATGTTGACAAGAGACCTCAAATTATTTGATG ACTGTGAACCCAAAGAAGTGGATGACTGGTCTCCAGAGACAAACTGCTCTCACTGCTCATTCTGCAACCTTCCCCTGGACAAAGTCAGT GATCAAACACCCGCAACCGCGTCACCCCTGTCATCCCCCTCTGATTACTCTCCATGTCAAGCTACGACCATCTCTGAGAGCAGCCAAACAGCTCAAAGGTTCCTCCAGGCTGTGTTCCACAAGAAAG ATGTGTCCCTGGGCTGTGATTCCAACATTCCTCAAATTGCAGAGGAGCTGATGAAAAAGATGATACACCAGTTCGCCATGGAGTATGCATCGAAGTGCCTACTCCACACCACACCCATGGATGTTGCAACAAGGACCTCCTCGCCTTTTTTCGAAACGCCAGATGCCCCGTTGGACCTGACTGTGAGCCGACCTCTGGGTGAAAAAGAAAGGGAATCTAATACTG ATGGTGTGCTTGACCTCTCCAAAAACAACGGTGCCGGTTCAACAACTTCAACATCATCAACATCTAACGCAAAAGCCTCAGG CTACCTACTGCCTTCAGATGAAGAAGCATCGGAAGATACACAGCCGAGAAAGTGTCATCAGGAATCAGCACTGGCTGTTGTGCTTAGCTCTCTCTGCCCAGCACACCGTTCCTTACTGTACCAGATGCTGAAGTTGGCACACAAGGAAAGATTGCTCTCGTCCCCTGATCGTGTTCTAGCGGAAGCTCACTGCTGTCATGGCGGAGTAAAGAGCAGCGCATTCCACCTTTTGTCCGATTGTGGTCATCGAGGCTGCAGAAGCACAATGTTCCATCCCAGACACACAATGCCCAATCATGGCATTCCTAAATTCCCTTTAAAAGACTATCGAAGTGTGGCTCCTTCGGGTCCACACAACTGCCGTATGCAAAGGTGCAGAATGGACACCTACACTGTGGTTTGCCACAAGAGTCTGCACTGTATTTGCTGTCAAGGTCTGACTGTAGATCCCATTAACAACATTGTGTGTTCCTTTGATCCTTGCACTCCAGTCTGCTGTAAGCATCACAATTGCCccccttgtgtatgtgttccaaaCCACACCCATTTGACACAGCTGAAGAACACATCAGACATAGGAGGGGATGGAGATCCACCTTGTCCTGTCCTGAATAGAGAGCAGAGCCCTTTTCCTCCTCCGCTTTCTCCAATCCCTTTAGATATCGATATGATTACAGATGAAATGCCACCTTCCCTATGTCACCATACACTAGAAGAAGAGGCCCTAATTACAGATACAGCAATACCCGAGGAGATAGAGTGCAGGAAGAACCAAAGTGGAACTTTACTGAAAGATGTGTTCAATCGCTTCAGTGAGAAACTTGACACTATCAGACCTGCAGAGAAGGACCTAGCTCTGGTCTACCCAGCCATCCATGTGACAGAAAAGGAGCAGCTAGAATCCTCTTCCACCAGTCAAAACTTGCAAGATGCCCATCTAACTGAAATCATTACCACTGTTCTTCACACACGCAGCGGCAGTGACTATAACCTTACCGATCTGGTCAGTCGCCACCAAAGCCAAGAGCCTAGGTCGCCAAACACGCGCTTGCGGCGCCGTCAGGAAGTCCAGGCAGCTATGGCGACACCAGCTGACAGTACTATGACCCGAAGGCAAAGCTTGCAAATTAAACGAGAGCTTGCAGTGTATGACAGTAGGAGAACATACAATAGGAGAAAGGTCGTGCAAGCAAGGAGATCACAAATAAAAGACGGTAATGTTGCAGTAAATACAGCTAGCACTTTGTTGGACTCGAATGTCATTCAAGAAGAAACAGAAACTGAGTTGAATATAGATGATCCAAGAGTTCAGGAGGTACCACTGAATATTGTCTCTGCTCAAAGAGACTTAAATGGCATCAAAGATATGATACAAACGGGGGAAATATCCGCAGATGAAAAACACGCAACCTCAGCTGACCGACAGAACAAAATTTGCAACCAGTGCTCACAAGATGACAATGAGCAGTCACAGGTGATGACTTCGTGTAACAAGATTAGTGATGCCATGATTTTTGAAAATGCCTCATTTGCCCAAGGCGGTGCTACTAATAAATGTGACCATAGACCAGATAGAAGCCATAATCCTACTGAAGACAGTCCAGGTCAAAGATCCCCACCGAAAGAGTCTAGGAGATCAAAGAGAAACATAGTCCCTCCGCAACGATTCTCCTCTTACGTCACAGAACCCAGGAAAATGTTCTTTGTCGCATGTTTTTCTGAAAGCATCTTCAGCCAGAGAATAGACAATGCCAAGGTTTTCACATCAACCACCTCTGATGCCTTAttgaaaaatgtgcatgttaAGGATGCTTCGATGAAGTCCTCAGAAAAGGACTCTCCCCTCTGCTCATGTGATCTCCCAGAGGCCTTGGAATTTATCAATAGCGAATGGCACAGTCCATGTCATGCAGAATCAAACGAGCAATCCCAAACTGTAGCACAAACATCTCCAAAAAGATCAGGCTCCAAAACTGCATCAAGAAGGCTCCAGTATCCAAATGTGGGTGTAACTACCAGGTCTGCAGCCTGCACTAAGACTCCTTGCAACACTCCAGTCCAGTACATAAGCCCAATTAAGTTAATGTTTGTAACACCGTTAAAAGACAAACAAGGCATCAAATATCGGCTTAAATCAGTAAGGTCTGGATCAAATGCACAAGCAGAGGAACCCTTTGACCCGTGCAAAGAGTCCTCCTGGGCCGGGACAACGGAGAAGAAGCAAAACACAACATTACATCAGTCATCTACCTCACCGGGTAAAACTGCATTCCCATTGACAAAGTCAGGTTCTACACCAGCCAAGTCCCCTTCCGCATCACTTAAGTCCGCTTCACCTCTCAAATCAGGCTCGGGAGCAGGCAAGTCTCTTTCTTCACCAAATGTGCCTCTTTCCTCATTACGTCGGTCTACATCTTCCCCACCAAAGTCAGCTTCCGCTCCACTAAAGTCAAATTCTAAGTCACCCTCCCCGTCACCCAAGTCTTCATCAGCATCTGGCAAACCTACTGCTTCACCTAAGTTGGTGTCTTCTTCCCCTAAATTATGCTCCAGGAGATTAGGTGAATGTACTTCACCTGAGAGCCAACGATCACCAGGTGACTTGCAGTCTTTCCATGAAACCACTTCCCCAAAAAGACGTCCGGGTCGGCCAAAGAAACTGGGGCCGCACCTGGAGCAAAAAGTAAAAAGACCAATCGGTCGACCGCGAAAGCAGAAGCCTGAAGACACAGCACCGGGGGCAAAAGGAGCAAAACTGCCTGATgtagaggagaatgtcaacaagAACCTCAAAATAACAGTAGTGTACGGCCGATCAAGAAGAAACAAACGAATGGTTTCAGAGAGCTTTGATAAACTTCAAACTGAATTCCAAGATGCCTGGCGAGCAGCAAGTCTGAAAAAACGATTGGGTGTGTTAACACGCAAGTCTGAGATCAATTTAGATAATTCCAAAATCGGTTCAGCAAATTTCGGCCCTATGAAAGACCCTAGCAGTTACTTTAAATGCCAGAAAAGCGCTAAAACCTTACCCTCAAGAAAACCTGGCAGACCTGCAAAAGTTAAGATCTCTGGAATCTCGGTCACTGTTACCACAGTTTCACCAAAACAACGAAAGATTTTGATTGAGCGATCTCCTGACAGacaaattaacaagaaaacactCCTGCCAGAATTCCAAAGTGTCAAAGAGCCCAGGACAATTGGCAAGCACTTGCAAGCAGAGGAACAAAGAGAATCCCAGAGCGTAAGTTGGCCTAATCAGCCTGTAGCTGTCCGTCAGTCAAAGAGAGTGAGCAAGCCATCCATCTGTTTCTTGCACGCCGTTGCCACCTCCACAACTAGATCCTACAGTCACAGTAACGCTCTCTTACGCCGCTCTAAAAAACTTTTGCTCAACAAGGCCAGCCATAAAAGGAAACAAGAGGAGAAGCAGAGTAGAGTAGAACGTTCTGGAATGAAAAGGCAACACTGCGATCTGGAGAGGAAGAACATCTCTAAGGAACTTACCCGAGTGGCAGGTGTTTCTGTGGATTCAATCTTTGCTCCAAAGGAAGCATTCCGCTGGTGGCCGGCGTCGGCTGAGGAACAGGCTTTGAAGCAGGAGCTTGCCAGACGTATACGCCTTATCTCCGACACCTGGGTCTCGGACACTGTGGAGAACCATCAAGTAGACATTAAAGTCAAAGTAGACACAGATGAAAGCAAGTCGTCTGTGGTTCAAACACTGTTCAACTGCCCCCCAAATAAACCCAGATCCTGTAGTATGCCACAGCTCTGCTCCTGGTTCATGCAGACCACAGAAACACAGTCCTTGGCCATTGTCAAGAAGGCAAGCTCTCGCAATCCTTACGAAGTCATGCACTTCCCTCGCTTGCTTAACAAGCACGGCGTTCATCGCCAAAGTCCTCAGGCAGAACGGCTCCGCAGACATCTCAAGAAGTTTGCCAAGACTTTGCCAAAAAGCCCTGTCCAGCTTAAACAGGCTGAAAGAAGGTTGAAGAGAATGAGGGCGCCTCTGTTCATCCGAAACATTAAGCGACGACTTTTCATTACCAGGATGGTGAGCCAAGGACGCTCTAGCCAATACCAAGCCACACTACTTAGGGCAAGGACGCGATTCTTGACCCCACAACAAAGAAAGAGGTGGGCAAAAAAGCTGATAAACTTTCAAGAGCCTTCATGTAGGCTAAAACTGAAGGCatcaaacacagcagcaaaagaAGTCCAATCTCAGCAAGACCCAAACATCTCCTCTAACGCCTGGAATGCTCAGTCACTGAAGGAATGTCGAGTgtttttgagaaaaatcaaCGAATCAGAGGACTGGGACTCTTGCCCCTTGACACTGGATGATAAGTCCGCCTCTGTGTACATAAACAAAGAGCTGCAACGAGTTGTTCAAGCTGTGAAAAGAAGAAAGACGAGCACCAATGGCAGAGGTGCGGAGCCCGTACCTGAAACGCCAACGGGGAGGCAGAAGGAAGGCACATGTCCTCACGATGTGTCTGCTGAAGCACCACAGCCACCACCTGCGAAAAGGGTGCGACAGTCGCGGTTGAAGGGCTTAAGTGGGCCAAGGTGGTGCGATTTTGTCTTTGGTAATTACCTTCCTTCATTCCTTTTACattattga